In Phyllopteryx taeniolatus isolate TA_2022b chromosome 1, UOR_Ptae_1.2, whole genome shotgun sequence, the following proteins share a genomic window:
- the xpc gene encoding DNA repair protein complementing XP-C cells isoform X1: MAKRSGSKADVDTKKLKQVLKARGSGAKEKAKRKDAGDDNAEKEETLRRRVIPKRRTSSGQGVGNASRRSVGIITSKHFRSPLKMEDKHSNNDYDNMMSSVAPVTDNVMEEEEEESEEEDDDWEEVEELAEPLGPSETSEPVLPSQSVEIEIETPEVRKKQKKKAEFEMYLRRMMNRYKKDLLIDTHKVHLMCLLASGMFRNRLCSEPDLLAVTLSLLPTHFSAVAKERKDHNYLCGLLKWFQATFTLNTSLPYEERPNPRTLLERRLASLSAKNHQEMTHLFMLVLRSLQLFCRLVLSLQPIPLKPPPAKGKGDATSSVSLATTNQSRVIDKTSSPQQKVSPGSKRSAQGVKSAIDRGGKKAKREPLKGEEVEADDKITLPGGQRPKNSKRRSIASKVSYKEETNSENEEELNDEEFQAFSEEDSEDSESGTKPVKGVKGEERSKSKGKKDRNQKKMSVVENDEENNKEGEKRLVSSKGKQRSMKKKNGVGTDEWLEVFVDKTSSWVCVDVEHGVGEPLRCSQNATWPVTYVVGVDGDGFVKDLGQKYDPTWLTSTRRRRVEEEWWEETLQPFLRSQNERDIKENKEMQKKLLNKPLPISIAEYKNHPLYALKRHLLKYEAIYPDTAAVLGYCRGEPVYSRDCVHTLHSKDTWLKEARTVRIGELPYKMVKGFSNRSRKARMMTEQKDQNDLALFGEWQTEAYQPPIAVNGKVPRNDYGNVYLFKACMLPVGCVHLRLANLHRVAKKLDMDAAPAVTGFDFHGGYSHAVTDGYIVCEEHEEIFKAAWEEEQELQKQREKEKTEKRVISNWTLLVKGLLIRERLKRRYGKKGQAAGGLSPPNTDGDKGDGLSSDEGGFGEEENTRAKTALETLAMSWPQNRQAEEEKRGSVSGKKTKLERRGKEKHLFPFEKA; encoded by the exons ATGGCAAAGCGGAGTGGATCTAAGGCAGACGTCGATACAAAGAAGCTGAAGCAGGTGCTGAAAGCAAGGGGGAGCGGAGCAAAAGAGAAGGCGAAGAGAAAAGATGCAG GTGATGACAATGCAGAAAAGGAGGAGACGCTCAGAAGGAGGGTCATTCCGAAACGACGTACATCCTCAGGGCAAGGAGTAGGGAATGCCTCGAGGAGGTCCGTTGGTATCATCACCAGCAAACACTTCCGGTCACCATTGAAGATGGAAGATAAACACAGCAATAATGATTATGATAATATGATGAGTTCAGTAGCCCCAGTGACAGACAATGTaatggaagaagaagaggaggagagtgaggaagaggatgatgacTGGGAGGAGGTCGAAG AACTGGCTGAGCCTCTGGGTCCATCAGAAACCTCAGAACCAGTCCTGCCATCTCAGTCTGTAGAGATAGAAATTGAGACCCCGGAAGTCagaaaaaa ACAGAAAAAGAAGGCAGAGTTTGAGATGTACTTGAGACGGATGATGAACCGTTACAAGAAGGACCTGCTGATAGACACGCACaag GTGCACCTCATGTGTCTGTTAGCAAGCGGGATGTTCCGCAACCGCCTGTGCAGCGAACCCGACCTGCTGGCTGTCACTCTGTCGTTGCTGCCCACTCACTTTAGTGCAGTAGCCAAGGAACGCAAAGACCACAACTACCTCTGTGGGCTTTTAAAATG GTTTCAAGCAACTTTCACCCTCAACACCAGTCTTCCCTATGAGGAGCGTCCAAACCCTCGCACTCTACTGGAGAGACGTCTGGCCAGCCTGTCGGCAAAGAACCACCAGGAGATGACTCAT CTGTTCATGTTGGTCCTCAGGTCTCTGCAGCTCTTTTGCCGCCTGGTTCTTTCTCTGCAGCCCATTCCTCTCAAACCTCCACCAGCCAAG GGCAAAGGGGACGCTACCTCCTCTGTCTCACTAGCAACGACAAACCAAAGCCGGGTAATAGATAAGACCAGCTCGCCTCAGCAGAAAGTCTCTCCAGGCTCTAAGAGGTCAGCTCAAGGAGTAAAGAGTGCCATAGacaggggaggaaaaaaagcaaagaggGAACCATTAAAGGGAGAGGAAGTAGAGGCAGACGATAAGATTACGTTGCCAGGAGGCCAAAGACCAAAGAACTCCAAACGGCGCAGCATCGCCTCAAAGGTTAGCTACAAGGAAGAGACCAACAGTGAGAATGAGGAGGAACTTAATGATGAGGAGTTTCAAGCATTCAGTGAGGAAGATAGCGAAGATTCCGAGAGTGGGACCAAACCTGTCAAGGGAGTGAAGGGTGAAGAGAGAAGCAAAAGCAAAGGTAAAAAAGACAGAAACCAGAAGAAAATGAGTGTTGTAGAAAATGATGAGGAGAATAACAAGGAAGGTGAAAAAAGATTGGTGAGCAGTAAAGGAAAGCAAAGgagcatgaaaaagaaaaacggtgTTGGAACTGACGAGTGGTTGGAAGTGTTCGTGGACAAAACTTCCTCCtgggtgtgtgtggatgtggagCACGGAGTGGGAGAGCCTCTCCGCTGCTCCCAGAATGCAACGTGGCCAGTCACGTACGTGGTGGGCGTGGACGGAGATGGCTTTGTGAAGGACCTGGGCCAGAAGTACGACCCAACCTGGTTGACATCGACCAGGAGGAGGCGGGTGGAGGAGGAGTGGTGGGAGGAGACGCTGCAGCCGTTTCTGAGATCACAAAATGAGCGGGACATAAAGGAGAATAAGGAG ATGCAAAAGAAGCTGTTGAACAAGCCCTTGCCCATCTCCATCGCCGAATACAAGAACCACCCACTTTACGCCTTAAAGAGACACCTGCTCAAGTATGAAGCCATCTATCCCGACACAGCTGCCGTACTTGGATACTGCCGGGGAGAGCCGGTGTACTCCAG AGATTGCGTGCACACACTACACTCCAAAGACACGTGGCTGAAAGAAGCACGGACTGTCAGAATAGGAGAACTACCCTACAAA ATGGTGAAAGGCTTCTCTAATCGTTCCCGTAAGGCTCGAATGATGACCGAGCAGAAAGATCAAAACGACCTTGCTCTGTTTGGAGAATGGCAGACGGAGGCGTATCAACCTCCCATTGCTGTGAATGGAAAG GTTCCCCGCAACGACTATGGCAACGTCTACTTGTTTAAGGCCTGTATGCTGCCGGTGGGCTGTGTCCACCTCAGGCTAGCAAACCTGCACCGCGTGGCCAAGAAGTTGGACATGGATGCTGCCCCCGCCGTCACTGGCTTTGACTTCCATGGGGGATATTCCCACGCAGT CACTGATGGTTACATTGTCTGTGAGGAGCATGAGGAGATCTTCAAAGCTGCCTGGGAGGAAGAACAAGAGCTTCAAAAACAGAGGGAGAAAGAG AAAACAGAAAAGAGGGTGATCTCCAATTGGACTCTTCTTGTGAAGGGCCTTCTGATCAGAGAACGTCTAAAGCGGCGTTACGGCAAGAAGGGTCAGGCCGCTGGAGGCCTCAGCCCCCCTAATACTGACGGAGACAAAGGTGATGGACTTTCATCAGATGAGGGGGGTTTTGGGGAAGAAGAAAATACCAGAGCTAAAACTGCGTTGGAGACACTGGCTATGTCGTGGCCCCAAAACAGGCAAGCAGAGGAGGAGAAAAGGGGGAGTGTCAGCggaaagaagacaaagctgGAGAGGAGAGGCAAAGAGAAACATTTGTTCCCCTTTGAGAAAGCATGA
- the xpc gene encoding DNA repair protein complementing XP-C cells isoform X2 yields MMTGRRSKAEPLGPSETSEPVLPSQSVEIEIETPEVRKKQKKKAEFEMYLRRMMNRYKKDLLIDTHKVHLMCLLASGMFRNRLCSEPDLLAVTLSLLPTHFSAVAKERKDHNYLCGLLKWFQATFTLNTSLPYEERPNPRTLLERRLASLSAKNHQEMTHLFMLVLRSLQLFCRLVLSLQPIPLKPPPAKGKGDATSSVSLATTNQSRVIDKTSSPQQKVSPGSKRSAQGVKSAIDRGGKKAKREPLKGEEVEADDKITLPGGQRPKNSKRRSIASKVSYKEETNSENEEELNDEEFQAFSEEDSEDSESGTKPVKGVKGEERSKSKGKKDRNQKKMSVVENDEENNKEGEKRLVSSKGKQRSMKKKNGVGTDEWLEVFVDKTSSWVCVDVEHGVGEPLRCSQNATWPVTYVVGVDGDGFVKDLGQKYDPTWLTSTRRRRVEEEWWEETLQPFLRSQNERDIKENKEMQKKLLNKPLPISIAEYKNHPLYALKRHLLKYEAIYPDTAAVLGYCRGEPVYSRDCVHTLHSKDTWLKEARTVRIGELPYKMVKGFSNRSRKARMMTEQKDQNDLALFGEWQTEAYQPPIAVNGKVPRNDYGNVYLFKACMLPVGCVHLRLANLHRVAKKLDMDAAPAVTGFDFHGGYSHAVTDGYIVCEEHEEIFKAAWEEEQELQKQREKEKTEKRVISNWTLLVKGLLIRERLKRRYGKKGQAAGGLSPPNTDGDKGDGLSSDEGGFGEEENTRAKTALETLAMSWPQNRQAEEEKRGSVSGKKTKLERRGKEKHLFPFEKA; encoded by the exons atgatgacTGGGAGGAGGTCGAA GGCTGAGCCTCTGGGTCCATCAGAAACCTCAGAACCAGTCCTGCCATCTCAGTCTGTAGAGATAGAAATTGAGACCCCGGAAGTCagaaaaaa ACAGAAAAAGAAGGCAGAGTTTGAGATGTACTTGAGACGGATGATGAACCGTTACAAGAAGGACCTGCTGATAGACACGCACaag GTGCACCTCATGTGTCTGTTAGCAAGCGGGATGTTCCGCAACCGCCTGTGCAGCGAACCCGACCTGCTGGCTGTCACTCTGTCGTTGCTGCCCACTCACTTTAGTGCAGTAGCCAAGGAACGCAAAGACCACAACTACCTCTGTGGGCTTTTAAAATG GTTTCAAGCAACTTTCACCCTCAACACCAGTCTTCCCTATGAGGAGCGTCCAAACCCTCGCACTCTACTGGAGAGACGTCTGGCCAGCCTGTCGGCAAAGAACCACCAGGAGATGACTCAT CTGTTCATGTTGGTCCTCAGGTCTCTGCAGCTCTTTTGCCGCCTGGTTCTTTCTCTGCAGCCCATTCCTCTCAAACCTCCACCAGCCAAG GGCAAAGGGGACGCTACCTCCTCTGTCTCACTAGCAACGACAAACCAAAGCCGGGTAATAGATAAGACCAGCTCGCCTCAGCAGAAAGTCTCTCCAGGCTCTAAGAGGTCAGCTCAAGGAGTAAAGAGTGCCATAGacaggggaggaaaaaaagcaaagaggGAACCATTAAAGGGAGAGGAAGTAGAGGCAGACGATAAGATTACGTTGCCAGGAGGCCAAAGACCAAAGAACTCCAAACGGCGCAGCATCGCCTCAAAGGTTAGCTACAAGGAAGAGACCAACAGTGAGAATGAGGAGGAACTTAATGATGAGGAGTTTCAAGCATTCAGTGAGGAAGATAGCGAAGATTCCGAGAGTGGGACCAAACCTGTCAAGGGAGTGAAGGGTGAAGAGAGAAGCAAAAGCAAAGGTAAAAAAGACAGAAACCAGAAGAAAATGAGTGTTGTAGAAAATGATGAGGAGAATAACAAGGAAGGTGAAAAAAGATTGGTGAGCAGTAAAGGAAAGCAAAGgagcatgaaaaagaaaaacggtgTTGGAACTGACGAGTGGTTGGAAGTGTTCGTGGACAAAACTTCCTCCtgggtgtgtgtggatgtggagCACGGAGTGGGAGAGCCTCTCCGCTGCTCCCAGAATGCAACGTGGCCAGTCACGTACGTGGTGGGCGTGGACGGAGATGGCTTTGTGAAGGACCTGGGCCAGAAGTACGACCCAACCTGGTTGACATCGACCAGGAGGAGGCGGGTGGAGGAGGAGTGGTGGGAGGAGACGCTGCAGCCGTTTCTGAGATCACAAAATGAGCGGGACATAAAGGAGAATAAGGAG ATGCAAAAGAAGCTGTTGAACAAGCCCTTGCCCATCTCCATCGCCGAATACAAGAACCACCCACTTTACGCCTTAAAGAGACACCTGCTCAAGTATGAAGCCATCTATCCCGACACAGCTGCCGTACTTGGATACTGCCGGGGAGAGCCGGTGTACTCCAG AGATTGCGTGCACACACTACACTCCAAAGACACGTGGCTGAAAGAAGCACGGACTGTCAGAATAGGAGAACTACCCTACAAA ATGGTGAAAGGCTTCTCTAATCGTTCCCGTAAGGCTCGAATGATGACCGAGCAGAAAGATCAAAACGACCTTGCTCTGTTTGGAGAATGGCAGACGGAGGCGTATCAACCTCCCATTGCTGTGAATGGAAAG GTTCCCCGCAACGACTATGGCAACGTCTACTTGTTTAAGGCCTGTATGCTGCCGGTGGGCTGTGTCCACCTCAGGCTAGCAAACCTGCACCGCGTGGCCAAGAAGTTGGACATGGATGCTGCCCCCGCCGTCACTGGCTTTGACTTCCATGGGGGATATTCCCACGCAGT CACTGATGGTTACATTGTCTGTGAGGAGCATGAGGAGATCTTCAAAGCTGCCTGGGAGGAAGAACAAGAGCTTCAAAAACAGAGGGAGAAAGAG AAAACAGAAAAGAGGGTGATCTCCAATTGGACTCTTCTTGTGAAGGGCCTTCTGATCAGAGAACGTCTAAAGCGGCGTTACGGCAAGAAGGGTCAGGCCGCTGGAGGCCTCAGCCCCCCTAATACTGACGGAGACAAAGGTGATGGACTTTCATCAGATGAGGGGGGTTTTGGGGAAGAAGAAAATACCAGAGCTAAAACTGCGTTGGAGACACTGGCTATGTCGTGGCCCCAAAACAGGCAAGCAGAGGAGGAGAAAAGGGGGAGTGTCAGCggaaagaagacaaagctgGAGAGGAGAGGCAAAGAGAAACATTTGTTCCCCTTTGAGAAAGCATGA
- the xpc gene encoding DNA repair protein complementing XP-C cells isoform X3, whose product MYLRRMMNRYKKDLLIDTHKVHLMCLLASGMFRNRLCSEPDLLAVTLSLLPTHFSAVAKERKDHNYLCGLLKWFQATFTLNTSLPYEERPNPRTLLERRLASLSAKNHQEMTHLFMLVLRSLQLFCRLVLSLQPIPLKPPPAKGKGDATSSVSLATTNQSRVIDKTSSPQQKVSPGSKRSAQGVKSAIDRGGKKAKREPLKGEEVEADDKITLPGGQRPKNSKRRSIASKVSYKEETNSENEEELNDEEFQAFSEEDSEDSESGTKPVKGVKGEERSKSKGKKDRNQKKMSVVENDEENNKEGEKRLVSSKGKQRSMKKKNGVGTDEWLEVFVDKTSSWVCVDVEHGVGEPLRCSQNATWPVTYVVGVDGDGFVKDLGQKYDPTWLTSTRRRRVEEEWWEETLQPFLRSQNERDIKENKEMQKKLLNKPLPISIAEYKNHPLYALKRHLLKYEAIYPDTAAVLGYCRGEPVYSRDCVHTLHSKDTWLKEARTVRIGELPYKMVKGFSNRSRKARMMTEQKDQNDLALFGEWQTEAYQPPIAVNGKVPRNDYGNVYLFKACMLPVGCVHLRLANLHRVAKKLDMDAAPAVTGFDFHGGYSHAVTDGYIVCEEHEEIFKAAWEEEQELQKQREKEKTEKRVISNWTLLVKGLLIRERLKRRYGKKGQAAGGLSPPNTDGDKGDGLSSDEGGFGEEENTRAKTALETLAMSWPQNRQAEEEKRGSVSGKKTKLERRGKEKHLFPFEKA is encoded by the exons ATGTACTTGAGACGGATGATGAACCGTTACAAGAAGGACCTGCTGATAGACACGCACaag GTGCACCTCATGTGTCTGTTAGCAAGCGGGATGTTCCGCAACCGCCTGTGCAGCGAACCCGACCTGCTGGCTGTCACTCTGTCGTTGCTGCCCACTCACTTTAGTGCAGTAGCCAAGGAACGCAAAGACCACAACTACCTCTGTGGGCTTTTAAAATG GTTTCAAGCAACTTTCACCCTCAACACCAGTCTTCCCTATGAGGAGCGTCCAAACCCTCGCACTCTACTGGAGAGACGTCTGGCCAGCCTGTCGGCAAAGAACCACCAGGAGATGACTCAT CTGTTCATGTTGGTCCTCAGGTCTCTGCAGCTCTTTTGCCGCCTGGTTCTTTCTCTGCAGCCCATTCCTCTCAAACCTCCACCAGCCAAG GGCAAAGGGGACGCTACCTCCTCTGTCTCACTAGCAACGACAAACCAAAGCCGGGTAATAGATAAGACCAGCTCGCCTCAGCAGAAAGTCTCTCCAGGCTCTAAGAGGTCAGCTCAAGGAGTAAAGAGTGCCATAGacaggggaggaaaaaaagcaaagaggGAACCATTAAAGGGAGAGGAAGTAGAGGCAGACGATAAGATTACGTTGCCAGGAGGCCAAAGACCAAAGAACTCCAAACGGCGCAGCATCGCCTCAAAGGTTAGCTACAAGGAAGAGACCAACAGTGAGAATGAGGAGGAACTTAATGATGAGGAGTTTCAAGCATTCAGTGAGGAAGATAGCGAAGATTCCGAGAGTGGGACCAAACCTGTCAAGGGAGTGAAGGGTGAAGAGAGAAGCAAAAGCAAAGGTAAAAAAGACAGAAACCAGAAGAAAATGAGTGTTGTAGAAAATGATGAGGAGAATAACAAGGAAGGTGAAAAAAGATTGGTGAGCAGTAAAGGAAAGCAAAGgagcatgaaaaagaaaaacggtgTTGGAACTGACGAGTGGTTGGAAGTGTTCGTGGACAAAACTTCCTCCtgggtgtgtgtggatgtggagCACGGAGTGGGAGAGCCTCTCCGCTGCTCCCAGAATGCAACGTGGCCAGTCACGTACGTGGTGGGCGTGGACGGAGATGGCTTTGTGAAGGACCTGGGCCAGAAGTACGACCCAACCTGGTTGACATCGACCAGGAGGAGGCGGGTGGAGGAGGAGTGGTGGGAGGAGACGCTGCAGCCGTTTCTGAGATCACAAAATGAGCGGGACATAAAGGAGAATAAGGAG ATGCAAAAGAAGCTGTTGAACAAGCCCTTGCCCATCTCCATCGCCGAATACAAGAACCACCCACTTTACGCCTTAAAGAGACACCTGCTCAAGTATGAAGCCATCTATCCCGACACAGCTGCCGTACTTGGATACTGCCGGGGAGAGCCGGTGTACTCCAG AGATTGCGTGCACACACTACACTCCAAAGACACGTGGCTGAAAGAAGCACGGACTGTCAGAATAGGAGAACTACCCTACAAA ATGGTGAAAGGCTTCTCTAATCGTTCCCGTAAGGCTCGAATGATGACCGAGCAGAAAGATCAAAACGACCTTGCTCTGTTTGGAGAATGGCAGACGGAGGCGTATCAACCTCCCATTGCTGTGAATGGAAAG GTTCCCCGCAACGACTATGGCAACGTCTACTTGTTTAAGGCCTGTATGCTGCCGGTGGGCTGTGTCCACCTCAGGCTAGCAAACCTGCACCGCGTGGCCAAGAAGTTGGACATGGATGCTGCCCCCGCCGTCACTGGCTTTGACTTCCATGGGGGATATTCCCACGCAGT CACTGATGGTTACATTGTCTGTGAGGAGCATGAGGAGATCTTCAAAGCTGCCTGGGAGGAAGAACAAGAGCTTCAAAAACAGAGGGAGAAAGAG AAAACAGAAAAGAGGGTGATCTCCAATTGGACTCTTCTTGTGAAGGGCCTTCTGATCAGAGAACGTCTAAAGCGGCGTTACGGCAAGAAGGGTCAGGCCGCTGGAGGCCTCAGCCCCCCTAATACTGACGGAGACAAAGGTGATGGACTTTCATCAGATGAGGGGGGTTTTGGGGAAGAAGAAAATACCAGAGCTAAAACTGCGTTGGAGACACTGGCTATGTCGTGGCCCCAAAACAGGCAAGCAGAGGAGGAGAAAAGGGGGAGTGTCAGCggaaagaagacaaagctgGAGAGGAGAGGCAAAGAGAAACATTTGTTCCCCTTTGAGAAAGCATGA